The Haloprofundus salinisoli region TCCCGTCGCCGACGTCTCCGCCACGTGGCGCACGCTCATGACCGTCGGGGGTATCCGGCCGGCGGACCTGCGAGAACGGTCCATAGAACATTCGCGTCGTTTTTAGTCGTTGCGCGCCCCGCATCTCACATGGATCTCAGCGAGATAGAGCAGCTCATCGAAGCCAGTATCGAGGACGCCGAGGCGACCGTATCGCGGCCGCGAAGCCCCGACGAGAACCACGAGGACGCCCACTTCGCGGCCGTCGTCGTCTCCCCGACGTTCGAGGGAAAGTCGCTCGTCCAGCAACATCAGATGGTGTACGACGCCCTCGGTGAGCGCATGACGACGGACATCCACGCGATGGAGATCAAGACGTACACGCCCGACGAGTACGACGCGCGGTAGCGTCTCGGCCGACCACTCCGGCCCCACCTCGACTACCCGCGCCCCTACGTTTTTGCTCCGCGCTCGCGTCGGGTCCCACAGCAATGACCGACCGGTTTCGGGACCCCGCGTGGCTTCGCGGCCACGTCGCAGACGTGTTGACGTTCTACTATCCGACCTGCGTCGACGAGGCCCGCGGCGGCTTCGTGGCCCAGCTCGACGAGCAGACGGGTCGCATCTACGACCCCGGACCCCGACATCTCGTCGCCTCCGCGCGGTTCGTCGTCAACTTCGCCCGCGGCGCGCGTCTCGACGAGACGACGGCGGGCGTCGACGCCACCGACGCCGACGTCCTCGGATGGTGCCGCTCCGCGGCGACCCGCGGCGCGGACTTCCTCGCCGACGCCCACCACGACGCCGAGACGGGCGGCTATCGTTGGCTCCTCTCGGGCACCGACCCCGTCGACGAGCGACGTTCCTGTTACGGCCACGCGTTCGTTCTGCTCGCCTACGCCGAAGCGACGATGGCGGGCGTCTCCGGCGCGCGCGAACGCCTCGAAGCGACGTACGACGTTATCGACGACCGGTTCTGGGAGGAAGAGTACGGTCTCTGCCGGAGCGAACTCGACGCCGACTGGAACCCCGTCGAACCCTATCGGGGACAGAACGCGAACATGCACATGTGCGAGGCGATGCTCGGCGCGTACGAGGCAACCGACGAGCGCCGATACCTCGACCGGGCGCTGACAATCGCGCGGCGGATGACCGTCGACCTCGCGGAGGCGA contains the following coding sequences:
- a CDS encoding BolA family protein, yielding MDLSEIEQLIEASIEDAEATVSRPRSPDENHEDAHFAAVVVSPTFEGKSLVQQHQMVYDALGERMTTDIHAMEIKTYTPDEYDAR
- a CDS encoding AGE family epimerase/isomerase — its product is MTDRFRDPAWLRGHVADVLTFYYPTCVDEARGGFVAQLDEQTGRIYDPGPRHLVASARFVVNFARGARLDETTAGVDATDADVLGWCRSAATRGADFLADAHHDAETGGYRWLLSGTDPVDERRSCYGHAFVLLAYAEATMAGVSGARERLEATYDVIDDRFWEEEYGLCRSELDADWNPVEPYRGQNANMHMCEAMLGAYEATDERRYLDRALTIARRMTVDLAEATGGRLWEHYTEEWEHDFEYNRDSPADQFRPWGYQPGHHAEWAKLTAMLSRHGDEPWLRRRATELFEAALDGWDDEYGGFYYTLDRDGKPVVDDKYGWPVAEAIGAAAALSDAVGGSGEERYLEWYDRLWAYAESNFVASGGNWYTRLTRENEYVDTDEGPAVEPGYHPVGACWEALRSLD